Proteins from a genomic interval of Lolium perenne isolate Kyuss_39 chromosome 1, Kyuss_2.0, whole genome shotgun sequence:
- the LOC127299340 gene encoding uncharacterized protein isoform X4, translating into MEEGSDYYVVKKGDMVGVYKTLNDCQAQICSSKSGLRNDVSTLLLLIKHEVILAMVHLSLPPHAGLLVNQFMVIRYFLICPWSSLSWVSGPAASAYKGYRWSKEKAEYLSSRGLINASYTINAADFREDLLGTLVPCTFQEITGPSSNQLAPNLSGICNDTSYQPGIRNDIRYQPGTQPVDLNYSAAGSSQTQGYSGQEQAFSRLDAKPRSSSHSSPNNTNHSGAFDAQPVSKQYMVCVVHFDGASKGNPGKSGAGAVLMTEDGRVISRLREGLGVATNNVAEYRGLILGLKYAIRLGFKRIKVYGDSQLVCYQVKGTWQAKKENMMELCKEVKKLQENFISFEVNHVRREWNSEADRQANIAVTLASGAVSEERGDGF; encoded by the exons ATGGAAGAAGGTAGCGACTATTATGTTGTCAAGAAAGGGGACATGGTTGGTGTCTACAAAACTTTAAACGATTGCCAGGCAcagatttgctcttcg AAGTCAGGATTACGAAATGATGTATCTACCCTACTATTGCTAATTAAACATGAAGTTATTTTAGCAATGGTTCACTTGTCCTTGCCTCCTCA TGCTGGACTGCTGGTTAACCAGTTTATGGTTATAAGATATTTCTTGATATGTCCTTGGAGTTCATTGAGCTGG GTATCTGGTCCTGCTGCAAGTGCCTACAAGGGTTACCGCTGGAGCAAAGAAAAGGCGGAATACCTCTCTTCACGTGGACTGATTAATGCTTCATATACAATCAATGCAGCTGATTTTAGGGAAGATTTATTGGGCACCCTTGTACCCTGCACTTTCCAG GAGATAACTGGTCCTAGTTCAAACCAGCTAGCCCCAAATCTGTCCGGAATCTGTAATGATACAAGTTATCAACCTGGTATCCGTAATGATATAAGATATCAGCCTGGGACACAACCTGTGGATCTGAACTAT AGTGCCGCTGGATCTAGTCAAACCCAAGGTTACTCGGGCCAAGAACAAGCATTTAGCAGGCTG GATGCCAAACCAAGGTCCTCCAGCCATTCCTCTCCAAATAACACCAACCACAGTGGAGCTTTTGACGCACAACCTGTCTCAAAACAATAT ATGGTATGTGTTGTTCACTTTGATGGTGCTTCAAAAGGAAATCCAGGAAAATCAGGTGCTGGAGCTGTACTTATGACTGAAGATGGGAGAGTG ATATCTCGACTTCGTGAGGGTCTTGGTGTTGCTACCAATAATGTTGCTGAGTACCGGGGCCTTATCTTAGGACTGAAATATGCTATCAGACTTGGATTCAAGAGAATCAAAGTATATGGTGACTCCCAATTAGTCTGTTATCAG GTCAAAGGTACATGGCAAGCAAAGAAAGAGAACATGATGGAACTCTGCAAAGAAgtgaaaaaactccaagaaaacttCATTTCTTTTGAAGTCAACCATGTGCGGCGG
- the LOC127299340 gene encoding uncharacterized protein isoform X2 has translation MEGEVTAAAAAEVVRIGGDMGAADRGGPIRRRRMEEGSDYYVVKKGDMVGVYKTLNDCQAQICSSKSGLRNDVSTLLLLIKHEVILAMVHLSLPPHAGLLVNQFMVIRYFLICPWSSLSWVSGPAASAYKGYRWSKEKAEYLSSRGLINASYTINAADFREDLLGTLVPCTFQEITGPSSNQLAPNLSGICNDTSYQPGIRNDIRYQPGTQPVDLNYSAAGSSQTQGYSGQEQAFSRLDAKPRSSSHSSPNNTNHSGAFDAQPVSKQYMVCVVHFDGASKGNPGKSGAGAVLMTEDGRVISRLREGLGVATNNVAEYRGLILGLKYAIRLGFKRIKVYGDSQLVCYQVKGTWQAKKENMMELCKEVKKLQENFISFEVNHVRREWNSEADRQANIAVTLASGAVSEERGDGF, from the exons ATGGAGGGCGAGGTCACCGCAGCTGCGGCAGCGGAGGTGGTCAGGATTGGAGGTGACATGGGAGCGGCGGATCGTGGTGGACCTATACGGCGTCG TCGTATGGAAGAAGGTAGCGACTATTATGTTGTCAAGAAAGGGGACATGGTTGGTGTCTACAAAACTTTAAACGATTGCCAGGCAcagatttgctcttcg AAGTCAGGATTACGAAATGATGTATCTACCCTACTATTGCTAATTAAACATGAAGTTATTTTAGCAATGGTTCACTTGTCCTTGCCTCCTCA TGCTGGACTGCTGGTTAACCAGTTTATGGTTATAAGATATTTCTTGATATGTCCTTGGAGTTCATTGAGCTGG GTATCTGGTCCTGCTGCAAGTGCCTACAAGGGTTACCGCTGGAGCAAAGAAAAGGCGGAATACCTCTCTTCACGTGGACTGATTAATGCTTCATATACAATCAATGCAGCTGATTTTAGGGAAGATTTATTGGGCACCCTTGTACCCTGCACTTTCCAG GAGATAACTGGTCCTAGTTCAAACCAGCTAGCCCCAAATCTGTCCGGAATCTGTAATGATACAAGTTATCAACCTGGTATCCGTAATGATATAAGATATCAGCCTGGGACACAACCTGTGGATCTGAACTAT AGTGCCGCTGGATCTAGTCAAACCCAAGGTTACTCGGGCCAAGAACAAGCATTTAGCAGGCTG GATGCCAAACCAAGGTCCTCCAGCCATTCCTCTCCAAATAACACCAACCACAGTGGAGCTTTTGACGCACAACCTGTCTCAAAACAATAT ATGGTATGTGTTGTTCACTTTGATGGTGCTTCAAAAGGAAATCCAGGAAAATCAGGTGCTGGAGCTGTACTTATGACTGAAGATGGGAGAGTG ATATCTCGACTTCGTGAGGGTCTTGGTGTTGCTACCAATAATGTTGCTGAGTACCGGGGCCTTATCTTAGGACTGAAATATGCTATCAGACTTGGATTCAAGAGAATCAAAGTATATGGTGACTCCCAATTAGTCTGTTATCAG GTCAAAGGTACATGGCAAGCAAAGAAAGAGAACATGATGGAACTCTGCAAAGAAgtgaaaaaactccaagaaaacttCATTTCTTTTGAAGTCAACCATGTGCGGCGG
- the LOC127299340 gene encoding uncharacterized protein isoform X1, whose translation MEGEVTAAAAAEVVRIGGDMGAADRGGPIRRRSRMEEGSDYYVVKKGDMVGVYKTLNDCQAQICSSKSGLRNDVSTLLLLIKHEVILAMVHLSLPPHAGLLVNQFMVIRYFLICPWSSLSWVSGPAASAYKGYRWSKEKAEYLSSRGLINASYTINAADFREDLLGTLVPCTFQEITGPSSNQLAPNLSGICNDTSYQPGIRNDIRYQPGTQPVDLNYSAAGSSQTQGYSGQEQAFSRLDAKPRSSSHSSPNNTNHSGAFDAQPVSKQYMVCVVHFDGASKGNPGKSGAGAVLMTEDGRVISRLREGLGVATNNVAEYRGLILGLKYAIRLGFKRIKVYGDSQLVCYQVKGTWQAKKENMMELCKEVKKLQENFISFEVNHVRREWNSEADRQANIAVTLASGAVSEERGDGF comes from the exons ATGGAGGGCGAGGTCACCGCAGCTGCGGCAGCGGAGGTGGTCAGGATTGGAGGTGACATGGGAGCGGCGGATCGTGGTGGACCTATACGGCGTCG CAGTCGTATGGAAGAAGGTAGCGACTATTATGTTGTCAAGAAAGGGGACATGGTTGGTGTCTACAAAACTTTAAACGATTGCCAGGCAcagatttgctcttcg AAGTCAGGATTACGAAATGATGTATCTACCCTACTATTGCTAATTAAACATGAAGTTATTTTAGCAATGGTTCACTTGTCCTTGCCTCCTCA TGCTGGACTGCTGGTTAACCAGTTTATGGTTATAAGATATTTCTTGATATGTCCTTGGAGTTCATTGAGCTGG GTATCTGGTCCTGCTGCAAGTGCCTACAAGGGTTACCGCTGGAGCAAAGAAAAGGCGGAATACCTCTCTTCACGTGGACTGATTAATGCTTCATATACAATCAATGCAGCTGATTTTAGGGAAGATTTATTGGGCACCCTTGTACCCTGCACTTTCCAG GAGATAACTGGTCCTAGTTCAAACCAGCTAGCCCCAAATCTGTCCGGAATCTGTAATGATACAAGTTATCAACCTGGTATCCGTAATGATATAAGATATCAGCCTGGGACACAACCTGTGGATCTGAACTAT AGTGCCGCTGGATCTAGTCAAACCCAAGGTTACTCGGGCCAAGAACAAGCATTTAGCAGGCTG GATGCCAAACCAAGGTCCTCCAGCCATTCCTCTCCAAATAACACCAACCACAGTGGAGCTTTTGACGCACAACCTGTCTCAAAACAATAT ATGGTATGTGTTGTTCACTTTGATGGTGCTTCAAAAGGAAATCCAGGAAAATCAGGTGCTGGAGCTGTACTTATGACTGAAGATGGGAGAGTG ATATCTCGACTTCGTGAGGGTCTTGGTGTTGCTACCAATAATGTTGCTGAGTACCGGGGCCTTATCTTAGGACTGAAATATGCTATCAGACTTGGATTCAAGAGAATCAAAGTATATGGTGACTCCCAATTAGTCTGTTATCAG GTCAAAGGTACATGGCAAGCAAAGAAAGAGAACATGATGGAACTCTGCAAAGAAgtgaaaaaactccaagaaaacttCATTTCTTTTGAAGTCAACCATGTGCGGCGG
- the LOC127299340 gene encoding uncharacterized protein isoform X6: MEEGSDYYVVKKGDMVGVYKTLNDCQAQICSSVSGPAASAYKGYRWSKEKAEYLSSRGLINASYTINAADFREDLLGTLVPCTFQEITGPSSNQLAPNLSGICNDTSYQPGIRNDIRYQPGTQPVDLNYSAAGSSQTQGYSGQEQAFSRLDAKPRSSSHSSPNNTNHSGAFDAQPVSKQYMVCVVHFDGASKGNPGKSGAGAVLMTEDGRVISRLREGLGVATNNVAEYRGLILGLKYAIRLGFKRIKVYGDSQLVCYQVKGTWQAKKENMMELCKEVKKLQENFISFEVNHVRREWNSEADRQANIAVTLASGAVSEERGDGF; encoded by the exons ATGGAAGAAGGTAGCGACTATTATGTTGTCAAGAAAGGGGACATGGTTGGTGTCTACAAAACTTTAAACGATTGCCAGGCAcagatttgctcttcg GTATCTGGTCCTGCTGCAAGTGCCTACAAGGGTTACCGCTGGAGCAAAGAAAAGGCGGAATACCTCTCTTCACGTGGACTGATTAATGCTTCATATACAATCAATGCAGCTGATTTTAGGGAAGATTTATTGGGCACCCTTGTACCCTGCACTTTCCAG GAGATAACTGGTCCTAGTTCAAACCAGCTAGCCCCAAATCTGTCCGGAATCTGTAATGATACAAGTTATCAACCTGGTATCCGTAATGATATAAGATATCAGCCTGGGACACAACCTGTGGATCTGAACTAT AGTGCCGCTGGATCTAGTCAAACCCAAGGTTACTCGGGCCAAGAACAAGCATTTAGCAGGCTG GATGCCAAACCAAGGTCCTCCAGCCATTCCTCTCCAAATAACACCAACCACAGTGGAGCTTTTGACGCACAACCTGTCTCAAAACAATAT ATGGTATGTGTTGTTCACTTTGATGGTGCTTCAAAAGGAAATCCAGGAAAATCAGGTGCTGGAGCTGTACTTATGACTGAAGATGGGAGAGTG ATATCTCGACTTCGTGAGGGTCTTGGTGTTGCTACCAATAATGTTGCTGAGTACCGGGGCCTTATCTTAGGACTGAAATATGCTATCAGACTTGGATTCAAGAGAATCAAAGTATATGGTGACTCCCAATTAGTCTGTTATCAG GTCAAAGGTACATGGCAAGCAAAGAAAGAGAACATGATGGAACTCTGCAAAGAAgtgaaaaaactccaagaaaacttCATTTCTTTTGAAGTCAACCATGTGCGGCGG
- the LOC127299340 gene encoding uncharacterized protein isoform X3, with translation MEGEVTAAAAAEVVRIGGDMGAADRGGPIRRRSRMEEGSDYYVVKKGDMVGVYKTLNDCQAQICSSKSGLRNDVSTLLLLIKHEVILAMVHLSLPPHAGLLVNQFMVIRYFLICPWSSLSWVSGPAASAYKGYRWSKEKAEYLSSRGLINASYTINAADFREDLLGTLVPCTFQEITGPSSNQLAPNLSGICNDTSYQPGIRNDIRYQPGTQPVDLNYDAKPRSSSHSSPNNTNHSGAFDAQPVSKQYMVCVVHFDGASKGNPGKSGAGAVLMTEDGRVISRLREGLGVATNNVAEYRGLILGLKYAIRLGFKRIKVYGDSQLVCYQVKGTWQAKKENMMELCKEVKKLQENFISFEVNHVRREWNSEADRQANIAVTLASGAVSEERGDGF, from the exons ATGGAGGGCGAGGTCACCGCAGCTGCGGCAGCGGAGGTGGTCAGGATTGGAGGTGACATGGGAGCGGCGGATCGTGGTGGACCTATACGGCGTCG CAGTCGTATGGAAGAAGGTAGCGACTATTATGTTGTCAAGAAAGGGGACATGGTTGGTGTCTACAAAACTTTAAACGATTGCCAGGCAcagatttgctcttcg AAGTCAGGATTACGAAATGATGTATCTACCCTACTATTGCTAATTAAACATGAAGTTATTTTAGCAATGGTTCACTTGTCCTTGCCTCCTCA TGCTGGACTGCTGGTTAACCAGTTTATGGTTATAAGATATTTCTTGATATGTCCTTGGAGTTCATTGAGCTGG GTATCTGGTCCTGCTGCAAGTGCCTACAAGGGTTACCGCTGGAGCAAAGAAAAGGCGGAATACCTCTCTTCACGTGGACTGATTAATGCTTCATATACAATCAATGCAGCTGATTTTAGGGAAGATTTATTGGGCACCCTTGTACCCTGCACTTTCCAG GAGATAACTGGTCCTAGTTCAAACCAGCTAGCCCCAAATCTGTCCGGAATCTGTAATGATACAAGTTATCAACCTGGTATCCGTAATGATATAAGATATCAGCCTGGGACACAACCTGTGGATCTGAACTAT GATGCCAAACCAAGGTCCTCCAGCCATTCCTCTCCAAATAACACCAACCACAGTGGAGCTTTTGACGCACAACCTGTCTCAAAACAATAT ATGGTATGTGTTGTTCACTTTGATGGTGCTTCAAAAGGAAATCCAGGAAAATCAGGTGCTGGAGCTGTACTTATGACTGAAGATGGGAGAGTG ATATCTCGACTTCGTGAGGGTCTTGGTGTTGCTACCAATAATGTTGCTGAGTACCGGGGCCTTATCTTAGGACTGAAATATGCTATCAGACTTGGATTCAAGAGAATCAAAGTATATGGTGACTCCCAATTAGTCTGTTATCAG GTCAAAGGTACATGGCAAGCAAAGAAAGAGAACATGATGGAACTCTGCAAAGAAgtgaaaaaactccaagaaaacttCATTTCTTTTGAAGTCAACCATGTGCGGCGG
- the LOC127299340 gene encoding uncharacterized protein isoform X5 — translation MEGEVTAAAAAEVVRIGGDMGAADRGGPIRRRSRMEEGSDYYVVKKGDMVGVYKTLNDCQAQICSSVSGPAASAYKGYRWSKEKAEYLSSRGLINASYTINAADFREDLLGTLVPCTFQEITGPSSNQLAPNLSGICNDTSYQPGIRNDIRYQPGTQPVDLNYSAAGSSQTQGYSGQEQAFSRLDAKPRSSSHSSPNNTNHSGAFDAQPVSKQYMVCVVHFDGASKGNPGKSGAGAVLMTEDGRVISRLREGLGVATNNVAEYRGLILGLKYAIRLGFKRIKVYGDSQLVCYQVKGTWQAKKENMMELCKEVKKLQENFISFEVNHVRREWNSEADRQANIAVTLASGAVSEERGDGF, via the exons ATGGAGGGCGAGGTCACCGCAGCTGCGGCAGCGGAGGTGGTCAGGATTGGAGGTGACATGGGAGCGGCGGATCGTGGTGGACCTATACGGCGTCG CAGTCGTATGGAAGAAGGTAGCGACTATTATGTTGTCAAGAAAGGGGACATGGTTGGTGTCTACAAAACTTTAAACGATTGCCAGGCAcagatttgctcttcg GTATCTGGTCCTGCTGCAAGTGCCTACAAGGGTTACCGCTGGAGCAAAGAAAAGGCGGAATACCTCTCTTCACGTGGACTGATTAATGCTTCATATACAATCAATGCAGCTGATTTTAGGGAAGATTTATTGGGCACCCTTGTACCCTGCACTTTCCAG GAGATAACTGGTCCTAGTTCAAACCAGCTAGCCCCAAATCTGTCCGGAATCTGTAATGATACAAGTTATCAACCTGGTATCCGTAATGATATAAGATATCAGCCTGGGACACAACCTGTGGATCTGAACTAT AGTGCCGCTGGATCTAGTCAAACCCAAGGTTACTCGGGCCAAGAACAAGCATTTAGCAGGCTG GATGCCAAACCAAGGTCCTCCAGCCATTCCTCTCCAAATAACACCAACCACAGTGGAGCTTTTGACGCACAACCTGTCTCAAAACAATAT ATGGTATGTGTTGTTCACTTTGATGGTGCTTCAAAAGGAAATCCAGGAAAATCAGGTGCTGGAGCTGTACTTATGACTGAAGATGGGAGAGTG ATATCTCGACTTCGTGAGGGTCTTGGTGTTGCTACCAATAATGTTGCTGAGTACCGGGGCCTTATCTTAGGACTGAAATATGCTATCAGACTTGGATTCAAGAGAATCAAAGTATATGGTGACTCCCAATTAGTCTGTTATCAG GTCAAAGGTACATGGCAAGCAAAGAAAGAGAACATGATGGAACTCTGCAAAGAAgtgaaaaaactccaagaaaacttCATTTCTTTTGAAGTCAACCATGTGCGGCGG